ATGCTTGAGATAGTTGATGCAAAATGTGAGATCTTTGAGGGTTTAACTGCCAATGGTGCGGCGATCATTAATTTGGATAGTAAGTATTATGGTCGGATGATGTTAAATATTGAGCGATTAAATATAAAATCGGTTTATAATTTTGGCAAGGCTCAAGCTGCTAATGCCAGGCTTAAAACCTATGAAAAATCAGAGGAGAATGTGCGACTAGTATATGTGATCAATGGGGCTGAGGTAACAGCAACTATACCTTTTATACCAGAGCATTATGCTAGAAATTTTGCCGCAGCTTTTATGGTTATCTCATTACTTAAACTTGATCCAGCCATTGCGGCTATGCAATTGTCACAAATAGAACTTACTGTTGGACGCGGCAAAATTATTAAAGCTCGTTCTGGAACAAAAGAATGTAGATTGCTTTGTGATTATTATAATGCCAATCCCGAATCATTAAAAGCTGCTTTTAGCTATTTACAGCAGCTTGAGAGTAATAAGAAAATGGCTATAATCGGTGATATGCTAGAACTAGGCGATACTGCCGTTCAACTACATGAAAGTGTTATTCCTGCGCTTATTGATTCTGGAGTAAAAAAAGTGGTATTAGTAGGGTCAACTATGCAACGGTTAAAAATTTTGTTGCCTGATACTATAGAGTCAATTTGTTTTGATAATGTTGATTTATTGTGTGCAGAGCTGAATAATTTAATAGAAGGTGATGAGTTAATATTGATCAAGGGATCTCGTGGTATACGTCTTGAGAAAATTATCAGTTGTTTTGATCAAGTTCATAATTTAATTGAAGGAGTTAGCAATGCTGTATAATTTACTTGCGCCATATGCCAGTAAATTTCATATTGCTAATTTATTGCATTATATTACTTTTCGTAGTGGGATGGCTGCTCTCATTAGCTTAATTATCTGTGTTGCAGTAGGTCCGGTATTAATTAGATATTTGCGATCTATTCAGAAATACGGACAACCAATAAGAGGAGATATACCAGCTGCACATCAGGCTAAAGTTGGTACTCCTACTATGGGTGGAATGATGATTATCATTGCGGTAATTATCTCTACCTTGTTATTAGTAGATTTGAGTAATCGATATATATGGGTAGTATTACTGGTGTTTATTGGTTTTGGGATATTGGGATTTATTGATGATTATGCCAAAATCACCAAGAATAACCATAAAGGAATTAGTGGTAGGAAAAAATTATTGACGCAAACGGCTATTAGTGTAATCGCCTGTATATCTATACAAACTATCTCTCAACCAGAATATGCTCATCATCTTGCATTACCTTTTTTTAAAAATTTGTTAATTGATCTTGGATATTTTTATATACCATTTTCGATATTTGTGATTGTTGGCAGTTCAAATGCTGTTAACCTTACTGATGGGTTGGATGGTTTGGCTATAGTGCCTATTGCGATTGCTGCGGGCTCTTTTTTAATAATAAGTTATGTCGTCGGCAATAGTTTTTATGCGCATTATTTACAAATTACTTATGTTCCTAATGTTAGTGAATTAAGTATATTTTGTGCTAGCATTATTGGTGGTAGCCTAGGATTTTTATGGTTCAATGCGCAACCGGCAGAAGTATTTATGGGCGATACAGGTAGCCTGAGCCTTGGTGGGGTACTTGGGGTAATCTCGGTAATTACCAAACATGAGATAGTATTAGGGATAATAGGGGGAGTATTTGTCGTGGAAACGTTATCTGTAATCATTCAGGTATATTATTTCAAGTTTTCTGGTGGTAAACGAATATTTAAAATGGCACCATTGCATCATCATTTTGAAAAAATTGGCTGGCCAGAATCAAAGATAGTGGTAAGATTCTGGATTATTGCGATGATATTTGCACTTGTTGGGTTATCTTCACTTAAGTTAAGATAAGGTGTGTACTCGTTTTAGCTGAAGAATTGGCGTTGTCGTCATCAGAGAGCTGCGCTGCTCGCCCCTGTGACTCTTAGCCATTCTTCAACTAAAACTTCGTCTACCAACTTTTCATTTACGAGAGGCGTATAATGTTTGGACAAAATCCAAAAAGATCAGTAGTTACTGGTGATGGTAGTGGTTTAGAGGTCAAGAGTATTTTTAAAACTTTACAAGGAGAGGGGCCTCTTGTCGGCATGCCTGCAGTATTTGTCAGACTTGGCGGTTGTAATCTTGCCTGTAAATTTTGTGATACTGATTTCGAAGATTTTCAAACCGCTAAGCTAGAACAGATTATACAGCAGGTAATGGCATTGAGTGTTGATGAATATGGCGCTAATATAGTTAAGTTAGTGGTAATCACTGGGGGCGAGCCTTTAAGACAGCCAATAGAATTATGTTGTCAGAAATTAATTGATTTGGGATTTACTGTGCAAATAGAAACTAATGGTACGTTACATAGGGCGTTGCCTAAATCGGTGCTGATAGTATGTTCACCGAAGGCAGGAGCTAATGGATATTCCAGAATTCGTGAAGATTTATTACCTCATATTAGTGCAATTAAATTTTTGGTGGCTAAAAATATTCAAAACTACAGTGATATAGCGGAAATAGGACAAAGTGAGTACAATATACCGGTTTTTATCCAACCGATAGATCAAGAGAATTTGCAAATAAATAATGAGAATACCAAATTGGCTTTAGAATTGGCATTACGTACGGGCTACAGGGTGTCGATGCAGTTACATAAAATTTGGGGAATAGAATAAATTTCTTTGTTTTACTTCATCTGAGAGGTAATTTTGTTGTCAAAATCAAACAAAAAATCCTCACGTACTAAAGTACGCTGCGGTTTTTTATTTGATTTTTTCTAAAAATTTCGCTCTCATATTTAGTAAAACAAAGAAGTTTAATAGTATGAGACATAGGTTATAAGATGAAAAAAGCAATAATATTAGTCAGTGGCGGTATTGATTCTTCAACGATATTAGCTATGGTATCTCAGATGGATTATGAGATTTATGCTCTAAGTTTTAATTATTTACAGCGCCATCATATCGAGCTTGAGAAAATAAAAGAATTGATTAAAGGATATAAGATTAGTCAACATAAAATAATTAATATTGATTTACGTAGTTTTGGGGGATCGGCATTAACTGATGATACTATTGCAGTACCAAAATATGCAGACGTTAAAGAGCTTGCTGATGATATACCGGTAACATATGTACCAGCACGAAATACAATATTTTTAAGCTATGCGTTGGGATTTGCTGAAATTATTAAAGGATATGATATCTTTATTGGAGTGCATGCAACGGATTATGCAAATTATCCTGATTGTCGACCGGAGTTTATTAAGAGTTTTGAAGTAATGGCCAATTTTGCTACAGCAATTGGAGTACAAAAGTCGCAAATAAAGATTCATGCGCCATTAATTGATATGACTAAAACTCAAATTGTAGAAGCCGGTCTTAAATTAGGTGTAGACTATAGCAATACGATATCATGTTATGAGCCGACGTCTGACGGATTATCTTGTGGAGAATGTCATGCTTGTTTAATAAGGTTACAGGCGTTTGCTGAAAATAATATGACCGACCCAATAAAGTATAGCAACTCGCGTTAAGGTAGTGGCGTTGAATTTGAAAGCGAGCTTGCGCAGCGTAGATAACTACGTGAGCACAAGCGAGTCCTGATAAATTTAATGTCACTACCTTACTGGTCGAAGCTATATATAGATAACACGGAGTAATTTGTGATTGTACAATATTTATATGGCCCTTTTCCAGTAATTGAGTTAGGTGATATAGTGCTCAGAGAATTAACTGATGAAGATGCTAAAGATTATTTTAATTATATGAGCAGGCCAGAGATGACGGCTTTTTTAACTGAAGCAAATTGTCCTACTACTATGGAGCAAGCTTTAGAAGAAGTTAGGTATTGGGGTAATTTATTTCGCAATAAAAGAAGTTTTTATTGGGGAATTGCACTTAAAAATACTAACCAATTAATTGGTACCGCGGGGTTTAACATTATTTCACCACAGAACTTGCGGGCAGAAATCAGTTATGACCTTGATTATAATTTTTGGGGTAAAGGAGTGATGCTGAAGTCTATTAAAGCAATTTTGAAATTTGCTGATGTAGCTTTAGGTTTGGTAAGGGTACAGGCTACGGTAATAATAGATAACGAACGCTCAATTAAAGTATTGGAAAGATGTGGTTTTAATAGAGAAGGATTGCTTAAAAAATACGAAGTAGTAGAGGGTGAGCATAAGGATTATTATATGTATGCACGAGTGGTGTAGCGTCGGTCATCTAGCTATACTTTAATCGATTATTAGATGTTAGCCATTAATTTATTATTTTATTAGTTGAGAGAGTACAAATGGGTGTGGATGCTAACCAGAAACAGTGGATTTTTATTGAGAGTACAGAAGATGTTAGAGTTAGTGTTCAACCTGAATTTTATGGTGAAGGTTCTAAAATAGAACACAATTCTTTTGTTTGGTTATATAATATTAGAATTGAGAATCTTAGTGCTGCTCCTATTCAAGTTGTAGGGCGCTATTGGCAGATTTTTGATGCGAATGGCAAGATGGAAGAAGTTAAAGGAGCTGGTGTGGTTGGGCAACAACCAATAATTAAGCCAAGGGAGGTGTTTGAATATACTAGCCAGGTACGATTGTTTTCTAGTTCAGGTTTGATGCTGGGAAAGTATTTTGCTGTTAATCTAGCTACAGAGCAGGAATTTGTTATCAATGTTCCGGCTTTTTCTTTGGATGTTAGTAATGATGTACGCAAAATTAATTGATGTTATAGTTTTTTTACACATTCAATGTCATCCCGAACTTGTTTCGGTTAAAAATAACTGAGCCAGGTACGATTGTTTTCTAGTTCAGGTTTGATCTGGGAAAGTATTTTACTGTTAATCTAGCTACGAGAGCAGAAATTTGTTATCAAGTTCCGGATTTTCTTTGTGTTGTTAGGATAACATCGCGTATGTTCGGGATGATTATAGTGCTTTAATTTACCTAAATCATAGAGATATTTTGGATGTTAGTAATGATGTACGCAAAATTAATTGATGTTATAGTTTTTTTACACATTCAATGTCATCCCGAACTTGTTTCGGGATCTTACGAAATTCTGACGAGATCCCGAAACAAGTTCGGGATGACCTTATGTGTTGTTCAGGATAACATCGCGTATGTTCGGGATGATTATAGTGCTAATTTACCTAAATCATAGAGTGCCACCACTCTCGGACAATTATTTAACTAGCTCAGATTAAAAAATTATTACTGGTATGTTTCAGATCATAACTTCTATTGTTTATTTATTAATCAACTTTTGTAGTTTTGCTAGTAGTACTTCTATAGCAACGGACTTGGATGATAAACTTCCGGTATATCTTAAAATTGATGAATCCAATCTAGAAAATAACAATAGCTTAAATATTAATTGGTGTGAAACAAATACTAGTAATTATTGTCGTACCCCTAATCGCGATCTACAGTTAAGTGGTCAAAAGATTACCAAAGGTATTATTATAGAGCCTAAAATTGAGGGTGAATGGCGTTTTAGTGATAATAATTATGGTATTACTTTTATACCAAAAAATTATTGGTTGGCAGGTACTAGTTATAAAGTTACCCTTGATAAAGGAATCTTACCTTATTTTCTGTTGCTTAATCAATATACTATTAGTTTTCAAACTAAGCCATTATTACCAAGGATTTTGGAAATGCAATATCTCCAGGATCCCAATGATATAAATAAAAAATTTGTTCAAACTAAATTAATCTTTAATTATCCGATTGAGCAAAAATCTTTACAATCCAGTATAGTATTCTCTAGTAGTTTGGGATCAAAGACCTTACCGTTTTCCACGGTTTTTAATAATGATAATACTGAAGTTAATTTAGTAACAGAGATAAAAGCTTTAGAAAAAGAAGAAAAAATAGTTTCTGTGGTAGTTAAAGAAGGATTGAAGCCTAATTATGGTGGTATAGCTCTCAATTATAATGCAATTAATGCTGAATTAAAAGCACGAGCGCAAAGATATAGTTGGTCTCAAGAAAGTAAACCATATTACCTATACAAAGAGCAAGTGTTGATTCCAAATATTTATTCCTATTTTAAAGTTACTGCAGCTGAGATCAAGATAATCAAAAATGATCAATACATTCCAGAGCAAATACTGGTTGTACAATTGAATGCTCCTGCAACATCTGCAGAAGTAAAAAGAAATTTAGAATTAGTTTTATTGCCGCAAGATAAGCCAGCGTCTTTTGTTGGTGGTTTTAGCAAAAAAGATTATCAATGGCTGAGTACTGCTGAAATTACTAAAGAGGTTTTAGAAAATAGTCAAGCTGTAGTATTTGAGGTTTTACCAAATGCAGCTGAGTATTCTACCATACATAGTTTTAAAGTTAGTAGTATTCCTAGTAGATATTTATTATTTAAACTAAAACAAGGAATGAGATCTTATGGAGATTTTGTCTTAGGCAAGGATTATGATCAGTTAATAGTGTTACCTGATTTTGCTAAAGAGATTAAGATCTTGTCAGAAGGTTCGATATTATCATTATCTGGTGAGCATAAATTATCGATTTATTCTTTAGGAATAGATAAATTACATGTAGAAATTGGTAGAATCAATTCTAATAATATTAATCATTTGGTTAGCCAAACTTATAAATATGGAAAATTTGAGAATCCAGTTTTTAAGAATTGGGAATTTAATGAATATAATATTGCTCAAATATTTGAAGAGGATATCGCTTTAAATAATAGTAAGGAATGTTTCCCACAATATTCTACTCTGGATCTAAGTAAATATTTAACCGAGAAAAATAAAACAGCTGATAATAAGGGCTTATTTTTTGTCAATATTTCTTATGTTGATCCTAAATCAAAACAAACAATATCGGATAAAAGATTTATTTTGGTTACTGATATTGGTTTTATGGTAAAAACAAATCAGGATGGTTCGCAAAATATATTTGTTTCATCGATTCGTAAGGGTGCTCCTTTAAAAGGAGTAAAAGTAGGAATTATTGGTTTAAATGGGCAAGAGATAGCAGCAGGAGAAACCAATGGAGCTGGCCATTTACTATTACCTTCATTGAGTGGTTTTAATAAAGAAAAGGCTCCTGTAGCATATATAATGAAGTATGGCAATGATTTGTCGTTTATGCCATATGGCAGAATCGACAGAGAAGTTAATTATTCAAAATTTGAGGTCTCGGGAATATTAACTTCACCAGAAGGGCTAAAAGCTTATTTATTTTCTGATCGTGGAATTTATCGACCAGGAGAGCAAGGTAATATTGGTATTATTATCAAGCAAGCTAACTTGCAAAATAGTTTTGCAGGATTACCATTGGAATTAGAAGTCACTAACCCACGGGGACAAATTATTGATAATCAAAAGATTAAGCTTAATCAAGAGGGTTTTGTTGATTATGTCTTTAAAACTCGTGATAGTTCACCAACCGGGAATTACAATATTTTTCTTTATATTACTAAAGATGGATATCGTGGGAGTTGTCTAGGTAGTGTTAATGTTCGAGTAGAAGAATTTATGCCAGATCGGATGAAGATTACTTCCAGTTTTGCCATAAATTCACAAAAACTATGGGTAAAACCTGAAAGTTTAACTGCAACAGTAGATTTAATAAATTTATACGGCACCCCAGCAGTAAAGAAAAAAATTGCTGCTAAAATAAATTTAGTTCCAACTGCTATTGTCGTACCTGGGTTTAAGGATTACAGCTTTTATAGTGGTATCAGCAATAATAAAGATTTTATTCAACAATTAAATGACACTTTAACGGATGAGCAAGGTAGGGCAGATTTTGTCATTGATTTAAAAAACTATAAGGACACAACTTACCGAATGAATTTTATTGCTGAAGGCTTTGATACTGATTCTGGTCGTAGTGTAAGTACAATGAAATCGATTATGGTATCGTCTTTACCGTATGTGCTTGGGCTGAAAGCAAATGGCGATCTGGAATATATTAATCAACAAGATAAACGACAAATTGAATTTATTGCAATTGATAGTGAAGCTAAAAAGATAGCTACTGCAGAATTAGTACTGCAACTGAAAAAGATCGACTATGTTAATAGTTTGACTAAACAGCATGATGGCAGCTATGCTTATCAATCATTACCGGTAGAGAGTTTAATTGATCAAAATTCTATAAGCGTACCAGTTGCTGGATATAGTTATAACTTACCCACTAGTAATGTCGGCGACTATGTAATCTATATTATTGATCAAGATCAAAATAAGCTAGCTCAAGCTAATTTTACAATAGTGGGAGAAGGTAATGTTGCTGCTAAGTTAACTAAAAGTAATATACTTAAAGTTAAAACTAACAAAACAGACTATAAAGCTGGTGATGAGCTAGAAGTAAACATTATTGCCCCATATACTGGTTATGGGCTATTAACTATTGAAACTAATAAAGTTCATAGTTTTAATTGGTTTAAGGCCAACAGTACTAATAGCGTACAAAAAATAAAAATTCCTGAAGATTTTGAAGGTAAAGGATTTTTGAATATCCAATTTATGCGCTCGCGGGAATCGAAAGAGATTTTTACTAGTCCCTTTAGTTATGCTAGCGTACCGTTTACTGCTAATATTGATCGTAGATCACAAAAGATCACTCTTAATGTTCCAAAAATAGTTAAACCAGGAAGTGAATATATAGTGGAATATAGTACCAAGCAAGCTGGTAAGATAGCAGTGTTTGCTATTGATGAAGGCATCTTATTATTTGGTAAATACAAAACTCCGGATCCAATTGGTTATTTTATCAAAAATCGAGCGTTAGAAGTAAATACTAGTCATACATTAGATTTAATTTTGCCGGAATATTCAATGTTAAAAATGAATGCAGCAGTAGGCGGTGATGGTTTCATCAATGACGGTAAGAATCTTAATCCGTTTAAGCGTAAAGATCAGCCAGCAGTAGTATTCTGGTCTGGAATAATTGATTCATCAATGACTCCGCAAAAACTCAAATTTAATATTCCTGATTATTTTAATGGTACCTTACGAGTAATGGCAGTGGCGGTAGCGAATGATGCTGTTGGTAGTGCTGAGGCTACTTCAATCGTGCAAGGGGATTTTGTTATTAATCCAAATATTCCATTATTTGTTACACCAAAAGATGAATTTATTATGCCAGTAACCATAGCCAATAATATTACAGGTTCTGGAAATGCTAAAGTTAAGCTGATGATCGAAGCTAGTGAACATCTGGAAATTATTGAAAAACCTGTGGATGTATTGATCAACGAAGGCAAAGATAATACGGTTAAAGTCAGGATTAGAGCAAAAGATAAATTAGGCGCTGCTTCAATAAAAATTACGGCAATTTCAAGCGACAAACGCTCTATTATTACTACGAGTACTAGTGTACGCCCAGCAGCACCAAAGATAACTACTATAGATACTGCTTATGTTAATGATAAACAGGTTGATATTCCAATATCACGAAAAATATATCCAGAATTTAGCCAAGTTGATTTATCGGTATCTTCATTACCTATTGGAATTATTAACGGTTTACAAGCATATTTATCCAATTATCCTTACGGTTGTACGGAACAGATAATTAGTAAAAATTTTCCCAATGTTTTATTATATGAC
The genomic region above belongs to Candidatus Trichorickettsia mobilis and contains:
- a CDS encoding UDP-N-acetylmuramoyl-tripeptide--D-alanyl-D-alanine ligase, producing the protein MIWSAKQLSEALGVTVDSSIETGQVQFNSQDVQKDDLFIALKGNRDGHIYVEDAFVRGAAAAIVSEAIPGLSLSKIIIVDDTMNALHKLATYKRQHSKAKFIGVTGSVGKTTTKETIKTMLGVFGKVFASRGNFNNYLGVPINLASQPDDTEYAVFEIGMNHAGEIRELTAMVRPDIAVITSVSEAHLEFFNSMLEIVDAKCEIFEGLTANGAAIINLDSKYYGRMMLNIERLNIKSVYNFGKAQAANARLKTYEKSEENVRLVYVINGAEVTATIPFIPEHYARNFAAAFMVISLLKLDPAIAAMQLSQIELTVGRGKIIKARSGTKECRLLCDYYNANPESLKAAFSYLQQLESNKKMAIIGDMLELGDTAVQLHESVIPALIDSGVKKVVLVGSTMQRLKILLPDTIESICFDNVDLLCAELNNLIEGDELILIKGSRGIRLEKIISCFDQVHNLIEGVSNAV
- the mraY gene encoding phospho-N-acetylmuramoyl-pentapeptide-transferase, which gives rise to MLYNLLAPYASKFHIANLLHYITFRSGMAALISLIICVAVGPVLIRYLRSIQKYGQPIRGDIPAAHQAKVGTPTMGGMMIIIAVIISTLLLVDLSNRYIWVVLLVFIGFGILGFIDDYAKITKNNHKGISGRKKLLTQTAISVIACISIQTISQPEYAHHLALPFFKNLLIDLGYFYIPFSIFVIVGSSNAVNLTDGLDGLAIVPIAIAAGSFLIISYVVGNSFYAHYLQITYVPNVSELSIFCASIIGGSLGFLWFNAQPAEVFMGDTGSLSLGGVLGVISVITKHEIVLGIIGGVFVVETLSVIIQVYYFKFSGGKRIFKMAPLHHHFEKIGWPESKIVVRFWIIAMIFALVGLSSLKLR
- a CDS encoding 7-carboxy-7-deazaguanine synthase QueE — protein: MFGQNPKRSVVTGDGSGLEVKSIFKTLQGEGPLVGMPAVFVRLGGCNLACKFCDTDFEDFQTAKLEQIIQQVMALSVDEYGANIVKLVVITGGEPLRQPIELCCQKLIDLGFTVQIETNGTLHRALPKSVLIVCSPKAGANGYSRIREDLLPHISAIKFLVAKNIQNYSDIAEIGQSEYNIPVFIQPIDQENLQINNENTKLALELALRTGYRVSMQLHKIWGIE
- the queC gene encoding 7-cyano-7-deazaguanine synthase QueC: MKKAIILVSGGIDSSTILAMVSQMDYEIYALSFNYLQRHHIELEKIKELIKGYKISQHKIINIDLRSFGGSALTDDTIAVPKYADVKELADDIPVTYVPARNTIFLSYALGFAEIIKGYDIFIGVHATDYANYPDCRPEFIKSFEVMANFATAIGVQKSQIKIHAPLIDMTKTQIVEAGLKLGVDYSNTISCYEPTSDGLSCGECHACLIRLQAFAENNMTDPIKYSNSR
- a CDS encoding GNAT family protein, with protein sequence MIVQYLYGPFPVIELGDIVLRELTDEDAKDYFNYMSRPEMTAFLTEANCPTTMEQALEEVRYWGNLFRNKRSFYWGIALKNTNQLIGTAGFNIISPQNLRAEISYDLDYNFWGKGVMLKSIKAILKFADVALGLVRVQATVIIDNERSIKVLERCGFNREGLLKKYEVVEGEHKDYYMYARVV
- the apaG gene encoding Co2+/Mg2+ efflux protein ApaG, with the protein product MDANQKQWIFIESTEDVRVSVQPEFYGEGSKIEHNSFVWLYNIRIENLSAAPIQVVGRYWQIFDANGKMEEVKGAGVVGQQPIIKPREVFEYTSQVRLFSSSGLMLGKYFAVNLATEQEFVINVPAFSLDVSNDVRKIN
- a CDS encoding alpha-2-macroglobulin, which translates into the protein MFQIITSIVYLLINFCSFASSTSIATDLDDKLPVYLKIDESNLENNNSLNINWCETNTSNYCRTPNRDLQLSGQKITKGIIIEPKIEGEWRFSDNNYGITFIPKNYWLAGTSYKVTLDKGILPYFLLLNQYTISFQTKPLLPRILEMQYLQDPNDINKKFVQTKLIFNYPIEQKSLQSSIVFSSSLGSKTLPFSTVFNNDNTEVNLVTEIKALEKEEKIVSVVVKEGLKPNYGGIALNYNAINAELKARAQRYSWSQESKPYYLYKEQVLIPNIYSYFKVTAAEIKIIKNDQYIPEQILVVQLNAPATSAEVKRNLELVLLPQDKPASFVGGFSKKDYQWLSTAEITKEVLENSQAVVFEVLPNAAEYSTIHSFKVSSIPSRYLLFKLKQGMRSYGDFVLGKDYDQLIVLPDFAKEIKILSEGSILSLSGEHKLSIYSLGIDKLHVEIGRINSNNINHLVSQTYKYGKFENPVFKNWEFNEYNIAQIFEEDIALNNSKECFPQYSTLDLSKYLTEKNKTADNKGLFFVNISYVDPKSKQTISDKRFILVTDIGFMVKTNQDGSQNIFVSSIRKGAPLKGVKVGIIGLNGQEIAAGETNGAGHLLLPSLSGFNKEKAPVAYIMKYGNDLSFMPYGRIDREVNYSKFEVSGILTSPEGLKAYLFSDRGIYRPGEQGNIGIIIKQANLQNSFAGLPLELEVTNPRGQIIDNQKIKLNQEGFVDYVFKTRDSSPTGNYNIFLYITKDGYRGSCLGSVNVRVEEFMPDRMKITSSFAINSQKLWVKPESLTATVDLINLYGTPAVKKKIAAKINLVPTAIVVPGFKDYSFYSGISNNKDFIQQLNDTLTDEQGRADFVIDLKNYKDTTYRMNFIAEGFDTDSGRSVSTMKSIMVSSLPYVLGLKANGDLEYINQQDKRQIEFIAIDSEAKKIATAELVLQLKKIDYVNSLTKQHDGSYAYQSLPVESLIDQNSISVPVAGYSYNLPTSNVGDYVIYIIDQDQNKLAQANFTIVGEGNVAAKLTKSNILKVKTNKTDYKAGDELEVNIIAPYTGYGLLTIETNKVHSFNWFKANSTNSVQKIKIPEDFEGKGFLNIQFMRSRESKEIFTSPFSYASVPFTANIDRRSQKITLNVPKIVKPGSEYIVEYSTKQAGKIAVFAIDEGILLFGKYKTPDPIGYFIKNRALEVNTSHTLDLILPEYSMLKMNAAVGGDGFINDGKNLNPFKRKDQPAVVFWSGIIDSSMTPQKLKFNIPDYFNGTLRVMAVAVANDAVGSAEATSIVQGDFVINPNIPLFVTPKDEFIMPVTIANNITGSGNAKVKLMIEASEHLEIIEKPVDVLINEGKDNTVKVRIRAKDKLGAASIKITAISSDKRSIITTSTSVRPAAPKITTIDTAYVNDKQVDIPISRKIYPEFSQVDLSVSSLPIGIINGLQAYLSNYPYGCTEQIISKNFPNVLLYDQSNLVAISNNARKELDKTLNEVFMLLRERQNYDGSFNAWGRFGDADDFISVYAMHFLTEAAARNLPIPDDVFKSGMNYLKNMANRSINSLNEAREKSYAIYVLTRNNEITTNYLANVINYLEAEYKDSWHNDLAAVYIAASYRMLQMVPEANVLLDKFIVDAKAGQPSLEYNFYNKLIKYSQYIYLLSQHFSERLKSLDKKIVYGIANLIAGSNNTIASSYAIMASIAYTNAIDDVAAGIFKVTMYDAQGMQQTQNLSDDLIKTAANLQSAAKLTLSSDIPGFFYQLLTSGFDRELDKTESISGLELQKQYLDDQGKEVKTVQLGDVVNVLVTIRSGSDRDLSNIAVVDLLPGGFELQNAVDQKTIGSPWNVFYVDRREDRIIMFGTAPTQAAQYKYQIKAVNRGNVLTPAIYGESMYIPTIYYRGTVGDMIIE